A portion of the Enterobacter sp. SA187 genome contains these proteins:
- the tesB gene encoding acyl-CoA thioesterase II, which translates to MSQALNNLLALLNLEKIEEGLFRGQSEDLGLRQVFGGQVVGQALYAAKETVPVERLVHSFHSYFLRPGDSEKPIVYDVEVLRDGNSFSARRVAAIQNGKPIFYMTASFQAPEPGYEHQKTMPDAPSPDTLKSETDIARSLAHLLPPQAKEKFLSDKPLEIRPVEFHNPLKGHVAEPTRQVWIRANGNVPDDPRVHQSLLGYASDFNFLPVALQPHGVGFLERGMQVATIDHSMWFHRPFNINEWLLYSVESTSASSARGFVRGEIYTQDGVLVASTVQEGVMRNRNTN; encoded by the coding sequence ATGAGTCAAGCGTTGAACAATCTGCTGGCATTATTAAATCTGGAAAAAATCGAAGAGGGCCTGTTTCGCGGACAAAGCGAAGATTTAGGGCTTCGTCAGGTATTTGGCGGGCAGGTTGTAGGGCAGGCGCTGTATGCCGCCAAAGAAACCGTGCCGGTTGAGCGCCTGGTGCACTCCTTTCACAGCTATTTCCTGCGCCCCGGCGACAGTGAAAAACCCATTGTTTACGACGTGGAAGTGCTGCGCGATGGCAACAGCTTCAGTGCGCGTCGCGTTGCGGCTATCCAGAACGGTAAGCCGATTTTCTATATGACCGCCTCCTTCCAGGCACCGGAGCCGGGCTATGAGCATCAGAAAACCATGCCTGACGCTCCCTCACCGGATACGCTGAAATCAGAAACCGACATTGCCCGCTCGCTGGCGCACCTGCTGCCGCCGCAGGCTAAAGAGAAGTTTCTCAGCGACAAGCCGCTGGAGATCCGCCCGGTAGAGTTCCACAATCCGTTGAAAGGCCATGTCGCCGAACCCACCCGTCAGGTGTGGATCCGCGCGAACGGTAACGTGCCGGACGATCCGCGCGTGCATCAGTCGCTGCTGGGTTACGCCTCTGATTTCAACTTCCTGCCGGTGGCGTTACAGCCGCACGGCGTCGGTTTTCTTGAGCGCGGGATGCAGGTCGCGACCATCGACCATTCCATGTGGTTCCACCGCCCGTTCAATATTAACGAGTGGCTGCTGTACAGCGTGGAGAGCACCTCGGCGTCCAGCGCGCGCGGCTTTGTCCGTGGTGAGATCTATACGCAGGATGGCGTGCTGGTAGCGTCGACCGTGCAGGAAGGCGTGATGCGCAATCGCAATACTAATTAA
- a CDS encoding YbaY family lipoprotein produces the protein MKLVHMLSGVAVAVSLAACADKSADIPTPAPNPNTSINATQSTIAQPNVSGSVWIRQKVALPPDAVLTVTLADASQADAPSKVIAQKAVRTEGKQAPFSFVLPFNPADIQPNARILLSAAITVNDKLVFVTDTVKPAVNQGGTKIDLNLVPVQQTAIPLQQSGGATTTVPSTSPTQVVPSASTPAPTQM, from the coding sequence ATGAAACTCGTGCACATGTTAAGTGGTGTTGCGGTCGCTGTTTCGCTGGCTGCCTGCGCGGATAAGAGCGCGGATATTCCGACACCTGCACCAAATCCAAATACGTCTATTAACGCTACCCAATCGACTATTGCGCAGCCTAATGTCTCCGGTTCTGTGTGGATCCGCCAGAAAGTGGCGCTGCCACCGGATGCGGTGCTGACCGTGACGCTGGCCGACGCTTCGCAGGCCGATGCGCCGTCGAAAGTGATCGCGCAGAAAGCGGTGCGTACCGAGGGTAAACAGGCGCCGTTCAGCTTTGTGCTGCCGTTTAACCCGGCTGACATCCAGCCGAACGCGCGCATTCTGTTGAGTGCGGCCATCACCGTGAACGATAAACTGGTGTTTGTCACCGATACGGTGAAACCGGCGGTTAACCAGGGCGGGACTAAAATCGACCTGAACCTGGTGCCGGTGCAGCAGACGGCGATCCCGTTGCAGCAGAGCGGTGGCGCAACCACCACGGTACCTTCTACGTCCCCGACGCAGGTGGTGCCTTCGGCTTCTACGCCAGCGCCGACCCAGATGTAA
- a CDS encoding MGMT family protein — MDPQDSFPQRVWQIVASIPEGFVTTYGDVARLAGSPRAARQVGGVLKRLPEGTTLPWYRVVNRHGAISLSGPDLQRQRQALLAEGVQVSGDGQIDLQRYRWVYS; from the coding sequence ATGGATCCGCAGGACTCTTTTCCCCAGCGCGTATGGCAGATAGTTGCCTCCATTCCCGAAGGATTTGTCACCACCTATGGCGATGTGGCGCGTCTTGCCGGATCGCCCAGAGCCGCGCGCCAGGTGGGCGGCGTACTGAAGCGCTTACCGGAAGGCACGACGCTGCCCTGGTATCGGGTGGTCAATCGTCATGGGGCTATTTCCCTCAGCGGGCCGGATCTGCAACGACAGCGACAGGCGTTGCTGGCGGAAGGGGTTCAGGTATCAGGAGACGGGCAGATTGATTTACAGCGCTATCGGTGGGTGTACTCATAA
- the yczR gene encoding MocR-like transcription factor YczR — MSPRRTGSQSLVRLLGQWQQSASRTPLWRQLAQALRLLILDGRLALDTRLPGERELASALGISRTTTASALAQLREEGYLLSRHGSGSVVILPESKRVVPTRMAQPTALDLSAASLPAGPEIHQAYQHALTAMPPLLSGTGYDQQGLPALREAIARRYVARGLPTRPDEVMIVNGAVSGLALILRLLTGPGDRVVVDHPTYPLAIAAIEGASCRPVGVALPSQGWDVDGLAATIAQTSPRIAYLMPDFHNPTGRCMDAPTRENVARLAARTRTTLVVDETMVDLWMDAPPPPPLAAFDTAAPIITLGSASKSFWGGLRVGWIRAPARTIAALVQMRETLDLGSPLLEQLATRWLVENGESFLPARRQMLMAHRDDCAALLQGFFPRWQWTTPQGGLSFWVELPDALATLFATHAESTGISLGTGTRFGLQGAFDRFLRMPFSQPDEVLREAFMTLQPIWASLVSQPMMLRQRKVI; from the coding sequence ATGTCACCTCGTCGCACCGGAAGTCAGTCCCTGGTACGCCTGCTCGGCCAGTGGCAACAATCCGCCTCCCGCACGCCCTTATGGCGGCAACTGGCGCAGGCCCTGCGTTTGCTTATTCTTGATGGCCGACTGGCGCTGGATACGCGTCTGCCCGGCGAGCGGGAGTTAGCCAGCGCGCTGGGCATTAGCCGCACCACCACCGCCAGCGCTCTGGCGCAGTTGCGGGAGGAAGGTTATTTGCTGAGCCGCCACGGCAGCGGCTCGGTGGTGATCCTGCCGGAAAGCAAACGCGTGGTGCCGACCCGCATGGCGCAGCCGACCGCGCTTGATCTTTCTGCCGCTTCGCTGCCCGCCGGGCCGGAGATCCACCAGGCTTATCAGCACGCGCTGACGGCAATGCCGCCGCTGCTGTCCGGCACCGGCTACGACCAGCAGGGTTTACCGGCGCTGCGGGAAGCCATCGCCCGGCGTTACGTGGCGCGGGGGCTGCCGACACGCCCCGACGAGGTGATGATCGTCAACGGCGCGGTCAGCGGCCTGGCGCTGATCCTGCGGCTGCTGACCGGGCCGGGGGATCGTGTGGTGGTGGATCATCCCACCTATCCGCTGGCGATTGCCGCCATCGAAGGGGCGTCCTGCCGTCCGGTGGGAGTAGCGTTACCCTCTCAGGGTTGGGATGTGGACGGCCTCGCCGCCACTATCGCCCAGACCTCGCCGCGCATTGCCTATCTGATGCCGGATTTCCACAATCCCACCGGGCGCTGTATGGATGCGCCGACCCGCGAAAACGTCGCCCGCCTGGCGGCGCGCACGCGCACCACGCTGGTGGTGGATGAAACCATGGTCGATCTGTGGATGGACGCGCCGCCGCCTCCCCCGCTGGCCGCCTTTGATACCGCCGCGCCGATCATTACACTCGGCTCCGCCAGCAAAAGTTTCTGGGGCGGGCTGCGGGTGGGATGGATCCGCGCCCCGGCGCGTACCATCGCCGCACTGGTACAAATGCGCGAAACCCTGGATTTAGGCTCGCCGCTGCTGGAACAGCTGGCAACCCGCTGGCTTGTCGAAAACGGCGAGAGTTTTTTACCGGCGCGACGGCAGATGCTGATGGCGCACCGGGATGACTGCGCGGCGCTGTTGCAGGGATTCTTTCCCCGCTGGCAGTGGACGACGCCGCAGGGCGGATTATCGTTCTGGGTGGAACTGCCCGATGCGCTGGCGACGCTGTTTGCCACCCACGCGGAAAGTACCGGTATCAGTCTGGGAACGGGAACGCGTTTCGGTTTACAGGGGGCTTTTGATCGCTTTTTACGGATGCCGTTTTCACAGCCGGATGAAGTTTTGCGCGAGGCCTTTATGACGCTGCAACCGATCTGGGCGTCGCTGGTCAGTCAGCCGATGATGTTACGGCAGCGGAAAGTGATCTGA
- the yczE gene encoding membrane protein YczE, which yields MVRRLIQLYIGLSFYGVSTAMFVRANLGADPWNVFHLGVGKLLSLDIGVVMIATGALVLLLWIPLRQRPGLGTISNVIVIGLAADAALALMPPLESLVARSVLLVAAIVVNALATGMYIGAGFGSGPRDGLMTGINARTGWSVRSVRTAIEITVLLLGWAMGGTFGVGTVLYALTIGPLIQLCLPWFRPRPQPVDVPLPQTPVV from the coding sequence ATGGTTCGGCGTTTGATCCAGTTGTATATCGGTCTGAGTTTTTATGGCGTTTCCACCGCGATGTTTGTGCGCGCTAATCTGGGAGCCGATCCGTGGAATGTCTTCCACCTCGGCGTCGGTAAGCTATTGTCGCTGGATATCGGCGTGGTGATGATTGCCACCGGCGCGCTGGTGCTGCTGCTGTGGATCCCGCTGCGTCAGCGGCCGGGACTGGGCACCATCAGCAATGTCATTGTCATTGGTCTGGCTGCCGATGCCGCGCTGGCGCTGATGCCGCCGCTGGAATCGCTGGTCGCGCGCAGCGTCCTGCTGGTGGCGGCTATTGTGGTTAACGCGCTGGCGACCGGTATGTACATTGGCGCAGGCTTCGGTTCCGGCCCGCGCGATGGTCTGATGACCGGCATCAATGCCCGCACCGGCTGGTCGGTACGCTCAGTGCGCACGGCGATTGAAATCACCGTTCTGCTGCTGGGCTGGGCGATGGGCGGCACCTTTGGCGTCGGCACCGTGCTGTACGCCCTGACCATCGGCCCGCTGATCCAGCTCTGTCTGCCGTGGTTTCGTCCGCGCCCGCAACCGGTTGACGTGCCGCTGCCGCAAACCCCGGTTGTTTAA
- a CDS encoding LacI family DNA-binding transcriptional regulator: MKPITLYDVARLAGVSYQTVSRVINQAEHVSARTREKVQRAMAELHYIPNRGAQQLAGKRTRTLGLITTDLALHAPSQIASAVKTRAGQAGCGTLISMVERHDLAACQAALQELLSQRVDGLLVNIPLDDEDAQALAAQARPTPVLFLDVSPTAAVDSLVFDAAQGASLGAAHLLSLGHRHIALLGGPESSVSARARFAGWLAALDEAGLAPVARAHGDWSAASGYEKTHLLLACAPHTEAILVANDQMALGAIRACAEKGIRVPEQLSLVGYDDTADSAWFSPPLTTVRQAFKEAGERSVDWLLGGEAAGRSELSQTRCPVTLVVRGSTAAPGGQTIDGQTLAQRLNELAVLAARLERR, from the coding sequence ATGAAACCGATAACCCTGTACGATGTGGCCCGCCTTGCGGGCGTCTCCTACCAGACCGTCTCCCGCGTGATTAATCAGGCGGAGCATGTTTCCGCCCGTACGCGCGAAAAAGTGCAGCGGGCAATGGCGGAACTGCACTACATTCCCAACCGCGGCGCGCAGCAGCTGGCGGGCAAACGCACCCGCACGCTGGGGCTGATCACCACTGATCTGGCGCTGCATGCGCCGTCGCAAATCGCCTCGGCGGTGAAAACCCGCGCCGGGCAGGCGGGCTGCGGCACGCTGATTTCCATGGTGGAACGTCACGATCTGGCGGCCTGTCAGGCAGCGCTTCAGGAGTTGCTATCACAGCGTGTGGACGGCCTGCTGGTGAATATTCCGCTGGACGACGAGGATGCGCAGGCGCTGGCGGCGCAGGCACGGCCAACGCCGGTGCTGTTTCTGGACGTCAGCCCGACGGCGGCGGTCGACAGTCTGGTGTTCGACGCGGCGCAGGGCGCAAGCCTGGGCGCGGCGCATCTGCTTTCTCTCGGCCACCGGCATATTGCGCTGCTGGGCGGTCCGGAAAGCTCGGTGTCGGCCCGCGCACGTTTTGCGGGCTGGCTGGCGGCGCTGGATGAGGCCGGGCTTGCCCCGGTCGCCCGCGCTCATGGCGACTGGAGCGCCGCCTCCGGCTATGAGAAAACCCATTTGCTACTGGCCTGCGCGCCTCACACCGAAGCGATCCTCGTGGCGAACGATCAGATGGCGCTGGGGGCGATCCGCGCCTGTGCAGAAAAGGGCATTCGCGTGCCGGAGCAGCTGTCGCTGGTGGGCTATGACGATACCGCCGACAGCGCCTGGTTCTCTCCGCCGTTGACCACCGTGCGGCAGGCCTTTAAGGAGGCGGGTGAGCGCAGCGTCGACTGGCTGCTGGGCGGGGAGGCCGCAGGCCGCAGTGAGCTGAGCCAGACCCGCTGCCCGGTCACGCTGGTGGTGCGCGGCTCTACCGCCGCACCCGGCGGGCAGACAATCGACGGCCAAACGCTGGCGCAGCGGCTGAATGAACTGGCGGTGCTGGCGGCGCGGCTGGAGAGGCGTTAA